In the genome of Pongo pygmaeus isolate AG05252 chromosome 9, NHGRI_mPonPyg2-v2.0_pri, whole genome shotgun sequence, one region contains:
- the PPP1R14B gene encoding protein phosphatase 1 regulatory subunit 14B, which produces MADSGTAGGAALAAPAPGPGSGGPGPRVYFQSPPGAAGEGPGGADDEGPVRRQGKVTVKYDRKELRKRLNLEEWILEQLTRLYDCQEEEIPELEIDVDELLDMESDDARAARVKELLVDCYKPTEAFISGLLDKIRGMQKLSTPQKK; this is translated from the exons ATGGCGGACAGCGGCACCGCGGGGGGCGCGGCGTTGGCGGCCCCGGCCCCCGGGCCGGGCAGTGGCGGCCCAGGACCACGCGTCTACTTTCAGAGCCCCCCCGGGGCCGCAGGAGAGGGCCCGGGCGGCGCGGACGATGAGGGCCCAGTGAGGCGCCAGGGGAAGGTCACCGTCAAGTATGACCGCAAGGAGCTACGGAAGCGCCTCAACCTAGAGGAGTGGATCCTGGAGCAGCTCACGCGCCTCTACGACTGCCAG GAAGAGGAGATCCCAGAACTGGAGATTGATGTGGATGAGCTCCTGGACATGGAGAGTGACGATGCCCGGGCTGCCAGGGTCAAG GAGCTGCTGGTTGACTGTTACAAACCCACAGAG gcCTTCATCTCTGGCCTGCTGGATAAGATCCGGGGCATGCAGAAGCTGAGCACACCCCAGAAGAAGTGA
- the FKBP2 gene encoding peptidyl-prolyl cis-trans isomerase FKBP2: protein MRLSWVRVLTVLSICLSAVATATGAEGKRKLQIGVKKRVDHCPIKSRKGDVLHMHYTGKLEDGTEFDSSLPQNQPFVFSLGTGQVIKGWDQGLLGMCEGEKRKLVIPSELGYGERGAPPKIPGGATLVFEVELLKIERRSEL, encoded by the exons ATGAGGCTGAGCTGGGTCCGGGTCCTGACAGTACTGTCCATCTGCCTGAGCGCTGTGGCCACGGCCACGGGGGCCGAGGGCAAAAGGAAGCTGCAGATCGGGGTCAAGAAGCGGGTGGACCACTGTCCCATCAAATCGCGCAAAGGGGATGTGCTGCACATGCACTACACG GGGAAGCTGGAAGATGGGACAGAGTTTGACAGCAGCCTGCCCCAGAACCAGCCCTTTGTCTTCTCCCTTGGCACAGGCCAGGTCATCAAGGGCTGGGACCAGGGGCTGCTGGG GATGTGTGAGGGGGAAAAGCGCAAGCTGGTGATCCCATCGGAGCTGG GGTATGGAGAGCGGGGAGCTCCCCCAAAGATTCCAG GCGGTGCAACCCTGGTGTTCGAGGTGGAGCTGCTCAAAATCGAGCGACGATCTGAGCTGTAA